In one window of Cytophagaceae bacterium ABcell3 DNA:
- a CDS encoding alpha/beta fold hydrolase, whose amino-acid sequence MRNHSVEMFRKAAALHSYPIETIEVEYEGKKLFGYFIKPDNSNVKRPTLYNVGGGESYAEDMCLLFGIGDQERGYNVVTVDLPGMGDTSMRGMKMLPDMEKPLSKVIDYLDNRSDVDMNKLAVFGPSLGGYTVIRTAAYDKRIKALIANSPILNMYDYLVQAKGAKFLAKYENYPFFKGLARFFGSWLGGLFNVMDSYKSRWKVNTMQEWLDACKEFKAEPSAVQCPSLLMVGEDELAYTNTHRFVTDAMEKIQHPEVDLVIGKAELGAGGKIMLPHLTEIRHTVYDWLDELFNKTK is encoded by the coding sequence GTGCGCAATCATTCGGTAGAGATGTTTAGAAAAGCTGCGGCTTTACATAGTTACCCTATTGAAACCATTGAGGTAGAATATGAAGGGAAAAAACTGTTTGGATATTTCATAAAGCCTGACAACAGTAATGTCAAACGACCTACGCTTTATAATGTTGGTGGAGGGGAGTCCTATGCTGAGGATATGTGCCTCTTGTTTGGCATAGGAGACCAAGAACGTGGGTATAATGTGGTAACGGTAGACTTGCCAGGCATGGGAGACACTTCCATGAGGGGAATGAAAATGCTTCCTGATATGGAAAAGCCTCTCAGCAAGGTTATCGACTACCTGGATAACAGGTCTGACGTGGATATGAACAAACTGGCTGTTTTTGGCCCCAGTTTAGGAGGGTATACAGTGATAAGGACGGCGGCATATGACAAGCGAATCAAAGCTTTGATTGCTAATAGCCCCATCCTGAATATGTATGATTACCTGGTACAGGCCAAAGGAGCAAAGTTTTTGGCTAAGTATGAAAATTATCCTTTTTTTAAGGGGCTTGCCAGATTTTTTGGGTCATGGCTAGGCGGTCTGTTTAATGTAATGGATAGTTATAAATCGAGGTGGAAAGTTAATACAATGCAGGAATGGCTTGATGCTTGCAAGGAGTTTAAGGCAGAGCCTTCAGCCGTCCAGTGTCCCAGTCTTTTGATGGTAGGGGAAGATGAACTGGCTTATACCAATACCCACAGATTTGTGACAGACGCTATGGAGAAAATACAGCATCCTGAAGTTGATTTAGTAATTGGCAAAGCTGAACTTGGCGCCGGAGGCAAGATTATGTTGCCTCATCTTACGGAAATTCGCCATACTGTTTATGATTGGTTGGATGAGCTTTTTAATAAAACAAAATAA
- a CDS encoding addiction module protein, which yields MALKQKIREELHKIIEQVEDEKILQAVHTILEKEVKETVGFDLTEEQKTELDKRIERHKKGESKSYTWEEAKQKIRSGL from the coding sequence ATGGCATTAAAACAGAAAATCAGAGAAGAGCTTCATAAGATCATTGAGCAGGTGGAAGATGAAAAGATTTTGCAGGCAGTCCATACCATACTTGAAAAAGAGGTAAAAGAGACTGTAGGTTTTGACCTGACTGAAGAGCAGAAGACCGAGCTAGACAAACGTATTGAGCGGCACAAAAAAGGAGAGAGCAAATCCTATACCTGGGAAGAAGCCAAACAAAAGATCAGGTCAGGGTTATGA
- a CDS encoding type II toxin-antitoxin system RelE/ParE family toxin translates to MSYNLKLKEEALEDLSKAYRFYEEEMEGLGEDFLSIIESVFSKIREHPHRYPEKYQNKRIFVVKKYPFVVIYEVEVKTITVYSVFHTSRNPQIWEKRK, encoded by the coding sequence ATGAGTTACAATCTGAAGCTTAAAGAAGAAGCTTTAGAAGATTTATCTAAGGCATACCGATTTTATGAAGAAGAAATGGAAGGTTTGGGAGAGGACTTTTTGTCAATTATTGAGTCAGTATTTTCAAAGATTCGTGAACACCCCCACCGTTACCCGGAAAAATATCAGAATAAGCGAATATTTGTAGTAAAAAAGTACCCTTTTGTTGTTATTTATGAGGTAGAAGTAAAAACTATTACAGTTTATTCAGTATTTCACACCAGTCGAAACCCTCAGATTTGGGAAAAAAGAAAATAG